CATTTCTGTGATGTACGCTCTTATGTAGAAAGGTGCTTTGCGGGCGATCAGTGCAACGGATCGACAAATCCTCAACCGTAAATAGAGCTCCTGTGCCGCCCGTCTTCTCCGGAGGCTAGACCTCCCGCTGTTGCGATCACATGACTTTCTCGGCTTCAGCTACTTCACCACATGGTTGCAATCGAGGATTTTGAAATATATTCGAGTTGTTTACACAGGCAGTTACGTTCATCAAATCGTTGCTGCATACGCAGTGAAATCATATGTGAATtatataaaaaaaagactttTGTGCAGCGGTGCAATCAAAGATCTGCCAGTGAAGCTGTGGCAAAACTGCGTATCTAAATCGCGACATCGACAAGTGAAAGCAAACCACAACGCCGTCTATGAAGTCCCCATGCAAAAAAGCCACATGTACTCGAAGAAAAAACTGATGCAGTAACATGTCCCAAAAGAGGACAATCACAAAAATGAGAGAGCCATTAAACATCAATATATCGTAGAGGGCATACTTCTTATGCTTCGTCGTCGGTGTCCACGGGCTTGGGAGTTCCCTTGGGAGAGTTGAGCTATGCGGCAGTTAGTGGAAAATAATCTTTGTGGttagaaaagaaaaaggctcaAAGAAACTTACCCATTCGATGTGACGGAGACGTCGGCGAGCCTCACGTTCCTTCAACTGAGCGCGAGtcaacttcttcttcttcttggcacGGAACTTGAGTTCACCCTGGTCCTCGGCACCAGAGTTGACGGCTGAGGGAGCCGCACTGGTGTTggcggaggcggcggcaGAGACACCGGCTGGGGTACCGCTGCCAGTGGGAGAGTTGGCAGCGCTATCCTCGAAGCGATCCAGAGCAATTGCAGCGTTGGTGCGGCTCACGACCCGGCCATCCGCAACGTGCAGCTGCTCGGGGCAGAGGGCACCCACGAATTCTTCGTTGTGAGAGATCATGACGACACCACCCTTGAAGTCACGGATGGCAACAGCCAAACCTCCGAGAGAGTCTCGGTCCAAGAAGTTAGTCGGCTCGTCCAGCACCAGCAAGTGAGGGTTGTTCCACATGGCACCGGCCAAGACGACCTTGACCTTTTGACCACCAGACAGGCCAGAGATCTCGTTGTGATTGGCAATCTCCGGGTCCAAACCAACATCCTCAAAGTGCTTCGAGATCGTCTTGGGCTCAAGGACACGGAATCCAAGACCTTCACGAGAAGCCTCGTGATCGTCGAACTCTTGAACCATCTTGCTGAAGCCGAGGTTCTCGAGTGTCTCACGAGAAATCATGGTGTTGTGTTTGGGAAGGAGGCCGACCCACTTCACCTCGTACTGGAAGGACTTCTTCCACTTTTGGCGACCCATGAGGGCTTCGATACGGCGAGCTCCACGACCGTCACCCAGATCAACTGGCTTCTCAAGCTGAGCCTTGTCCTCGGCGGTCAGAATGCGAGTCTGCTTCAGGAATACCTCACGGTCGTCACCATTGGCATAACGCCACTGGAGGTATTGACTAGGGGTCTTTTCCAAGTGCATTTCAACGTGCTCCAACGCATGCTGCTTGATGTAGCCAATACGCAAGTTCGGGTGCTTCTCAACCTTTCCAGACTGGGGAACGACCTCACCAGTGAGGATCTTGATGAAGGTGGACTTTCCAGCACCGTTTCCACCGATGATTGCAGTGCGAGAAGAGAGTgtgagggagagggaagcaTCGCTCAAAGATGGCTTAGAAGCACCGGGATAGGTGAATGTGCAGTTGGACATGCGCAAGATCGCACGAGTGTTGGATTTAATTCCAGACAGGATACCAGGGGGTGGGAACTTGAACTGCACGTTGGAGGCGGACAGGGTGTAGTAGCTCTTTCCCTCTGGCTTCACCTTAACGAACGCAGCCAGGTTACCCGGGTAGCAGACCAGCTTCTTCTGCTCGTAATGGTAGATATCGGTGCAAACCTCATCGAGGAAGCCAGAGTCGTGACTGACAATCAGACTGGTGATGTCGGTGTGTTTCTTCAGGTACTCTTGCAACCACTTCACATTGGCCACGTCCAGATGGTTAGTAGGTTCGTCCAGAAGCAGCACATCAGCCTTCAGAAGCATGGCGCGGGCCAGCGCAagcttcatcttccatccgCCGGACAAGGATCCCACGGCCTGGGATTGGCGGCCCTCGGGGCCGTCCGTGAAACCGAACTCGAGCAGCACGGAGCGGATGTGTTCTTCACCCTGCGAAGCAATCTCAGGGTTCTTCGCGACATACTCAAAGATGCTGAGCTCAGCATCCTCGCCCTGGTTGTGCTCGACAAAGCAAGTGCGCACTtcggaggggggagggaaacCCTCCAACTTGTCATTGGCAATACTGCGCATGAGCGTCGACTTGCCAGCACCGTTCCGTCCGCACAGGCCGTAACGATGACCCTTCACGAGACGCAGATTGGTGTGAGAAAGAAGGAGCATGCCACCGTAGGCAAGAGAGAAGTTGGCATCCACAATGACGATCTCGTTGGGGTCGGTCTGCGCAGGCTTGCCGAACTTGCGCTCGTCTTCGGCGAGGAAATGTTCTTGCACCGCGGCGGCAATCGTAGAAGCCTGCTCACTGGTGATCAAACCACGGAGGTAAGGGCCaatggaggtggagatgCGGTCGATCTTGCGGCAGTTGACATCTTCGCGAACCATACCAGCGATGAAGTTCTTGGCCAGATTAGAAAACGCCACATCGCCAAAGCTGACGAAGCCGGCATGCTCTTGAATCTTCGGGTCCAAGACGGCCAAGACCTCCTCAGGGGTGGTCTTGGAGACAGCACCGACTGCAACATCGTTGTCTTTCATCGCCTTCTCCATCACATCGAGGGCGCGCGTCGCCAACTCACGCACCTCAGGTAGAGAAGCGCG
The window above is part of the Penicillium oxalicum strain HP7-1 chromosome VI, whole genome shotgun sequence genome. Proteins encoded here:
- a CDS encoding [NU+] prion formation protein 1; amino-acid sequence: MVSTSDTPAMPTVVAKGPSGVPPTTEEISSLLNTIFNAETSQQSLDAAYAVANLLIQSVGTSGLLNYNVLTEAKKAATDKKNGARRESAMLILGALFERFPREFPLSEVVFLLHNGGVLDVVLDSLADKGAVVRDAAQYAIDALYGCMSPEAKANALLPALESYLSKGSGKWQGFVGGYKLLEKMAAGAQMGNGSKEEENEKEVLREAMGKTLKELIPIVESGMHDLKAEVAKQATKTMTTMTTLLYNDDVAPRIPLLIKTMEQPSPQTLQKAIHALSQTTFVAIVTSPVLALLTPLLERTLNAPTTPQETLRQAVVVIENLTKLVHDPQEARVFLPKLQPGVKAIKDRASLPEVRELATRALDVMEKAMKDNDVAVGAVSKTTPEEVLAVLDPKIQEHAGFVSFGDVAFSNLAKNFIAGMVREDVNCRKIDRISTSIGPYLRGLITSEQASTIAAAVQEHFLAEDERKFGKPAQTDPNEIVIVDANFSLAYGGMLLLSHTNLRLVKGHRYGLCGRNGAGKSTLMRSIANDKLEGFPPPSEVRTCFVEHNQGEDAELSIFEYVAKNPEIASQGEEHIRSVLLEFGFTDGPEGRQSQAVGSLSGGWKMKLALARAMLLKADVLLLDEPTNHLDVANVKWLQEYLKKHTDITSLIVSHDSGFLDEVCTDIYHYEQKKLVCYPGNLAAFVKVKPEGKSYYTLSASNVQFKFPPPGILSGIKSNTRAILRMSNCTFTYPGASKPSLSDASLSLTLSSRTAIIGGNGAGKSTFIKILTGEVVPQSGKVEKHPNLRIGYIKQHALEHVEMHLEKTPSQYLQWRYANGDDREVFLKQTRILTAEDKAQLEKPVDLGDGRGARRIEALMGRQKWKKSFQYEVKWVGLLPKHNTMISRETLENLGFSKMVQEFDDHEASREGLGFRVLEPKTISKHFEDVGLDPEIANHNEISGLSGGQKVKVVLAGAMWNNPHLLVLDEPTNFLDRDSLGGLAVAIRDFKGGVVMISHNEEFVGALCPEQLHVADGRVVSRTNAAIALDRFEDSAANSPTGSGTPAGVSAAASANTSAAPSAVNSGAEDQGELKFRAKKKKKLTRAQLKEREARRRLRHIEWLNSPKGTPKPVDTDDEA